Proteins encoded together in one Lysinibacter cavernae window:
- a CDS encoding FadR/GntR family transcriptional regulator: MTSALDRNEAAPLKHIEATQATNGSARLSANLHSQVLDSLGLAICEGTMAAGSIVTIEILEERLQVSRTVIREALRVLTSMGLVTSRRRVGIQILPLKEWNLYDPQIIRWRLASSHQISQLRSLTELRSAIEPEAARLAAQRAPLADASELIGLAGKLWAAGSAGDGEEFLRLDIMFHQLILRSSGNEMFSKLHTLIDEVLAGRTDAGLMPQYPHKQALQWHTDVANAIQTGNSEAAGEAMLHIMRRALSEMSTMWEGLVDLSPNRGSNTIE, from the coding sequence ATGACCAGTGCACTCGATCGCAACGAAGCGGCCCCCCTCAAGCACATCGAAGCAACACAAGCCACAAACGGAAGCGCCCGCCTCAGCGCAAACCTGCACAGCCAGGTACTCGATAGTCTTGGGCTCGCCATCTGCGAGGGCACCATGGCTGCCGGCAGCATCGTCACCATCGAGATTCTTGAGGAGCGGCTGCAGGTCTCCAGAACCGTCATCCGCGAGGCGCTTCGTGTGCTCACCTCGATGGGTCTTGTCACGTCGCGTCGCAGGGTTGGCATCCAGATCCTCCCGCTCAAAGAGTGGAACCTGTACGACCCGCAGATCATTCGCTGGCGTTTGGCGTCCTCGCATCAGATCTCGCAGTTGCGTTCGCTCACCGAGCTCAGAAGCGCTATCGAGCCTGAAGCCGCCCGTCTCGCCGCACAGCGCGCGCCACTCGCTGATGCGAGCGAGCTGATCGGTCTTGCTGGCAAACTCTGGGCGGCAGGCTCGGCCGGAGACGGCGAAGAGTTCTTGCGCCTCGACATCATGTTTCACCAGCTCATTCTTCGCAGCTCCGGCAACGAAATGTTCTCAAAGCTGCACACCCTCATCGACGAGGTCCTTGCCGGGCGAACGGATGCGGGGCTCATGCCGCAATACCCGCATAAGCAGGCCCTCCAGTGGCACACTGACGTGGCAAATGCCATCCAAACGGGCAACTCAGAGGCCGCTGGCGAGGCGATGTTGCACATCATGCGCCGTGCGCTGAGCGAGATGAGCACCATGTGGGAGGGGCTCGTTGATCTCTCACCCAACCGGGGGTCGAACACCATCGAGTGA
- a CDS encoding GntR family transcriptional regulator, producing the protein MESATETTSIDTLFDDLDRASPVPLYFQVSKRLESAIRSGHLAAGAKLENEVSLGERLGISRPTIRRAIQELVDKGLLVRRRGVGTQVVQGPVTRQVEFTSLFDDLRTSHQNPSTRVLTFERVEAPSAFAEHLGVRQGSLVHHIRRVRLASEVPVAILENYLPITAIDLNREALTTSGLYAQLQAKGVTMRVAKQRIGARLATPEETELLSVDVGSPVLTMQRTAYDSAGAAVEYGTHCYRTDYYSFETTLVNR; encoded by the coding sequence GTGGAATCTGCAACCGAAACGACCTCGATCGACACGCTCTTCGATGACCTCGATCGGGCAAGCCCGGTTCCGTTATATTTTCAGGTCTCGAAACGCCTCGAATCCGCCATCCGGTCTGGTCACCTCGCGGCCGGAGCCAAGCTCGAAAATGAGGTCTCCCTAGGTGAGCGGCTTGGCATCAGCCGTCCGACGATCCGGAGGGCCATCCAAGAACTCGTGGATAAGGGTCTGCTCGTTCGCCGGCGAGGCGTTGGAACGCAGGTCGTTCAGGGGCCAGTCACGCGACAGGTCGAATTCACGAGCTTGTTTGACGATCTGCGTACAAGCCACCAAAACCCGTCAACCCGTGTGCTGACCTTCGAGCGAGTCGAGGCGCCCTCGGCGTTCGCCGAGCATCTGGGAGTGCGTCAAGGAAGCCTTGTGCACCACATCCGGCGGGTGCGACTCGCAAGCGAGGTACCCGTCGCGATCCTCGAGAACTACCTGCCAATCACCGCCATTGATCTCAACCGCGAGGCACTCACCACAAGCGGCCTCTACGCGCAGCTCCAGGCAAAAGGCGTGACCATGCGAGTTGCAAAACAACGCATAGGTGCCCGCTTGGCCACGCCGGAAGAGACTGAGCTGCTGAGCGTTGACGTTGGCAGCCCGGTGCTCACCATGCAGCGGACGGCATACGACAGTGCCGGAGCCGCCGTCGAATACGGCACACACTGCTACCGCACCGATTACTATTCATTTGAAACCACCTTAGTGAACCGGTAA
- a CDS encoding exonuclease domain-containing protein yields the protein MPVDFTAIDFETANSHGASACSVGLVKVRNSVAVDRVSWLIKPPAGYDAFLEWNTRIHGLVPNDVKDAKGWAAQFEDLMEFAEGDIMVAHNAGFDMGVIRAACEATEIEVPNLNYLCSVQVARKTYTLPSYRLPSAAEAAGFTDFQHHEALADAEACAAIIIDAGKVHTSDDLATLSQKTGVTIKTLVSSKAAEQAKAEAKRAKGTPPSGPSASQPSTLRKGRTSSVRFS from the coding sequence GTGCCCGTTGACTTTACAGCTATCGATTTTGAAACCGCCAACAGCCACGGAGCCTCTGCTTGCTCCGTCGGCCTCGTCAAGGTACGCAATTCCGTTGCGGTCGATCGTGTGTCCTGGCTGATCAAACCACCTGCTGGCTACGACGCGTTCCTCGAGTGGAACACGCGCATCCACGGACTCGTTCCCAACGACGTCAAAGATGCAAAAGGCTGGGCAGCTCAGTTCGAAGATCTCATGGAGTTCGCGGAGGGCGACATCATGGTTGCCCACAACGCCGGGTTCGATATGGGCGTCATCCGGGCCGCGTGTGAAGCGACCGAGATCGAGGTGCCAAACCTCAACTATCTCTGCAGCGTGCAGGTCGCGCGCAAGACCTATACGCTCCCGTCATACCGACTCCCCTCAGCGGCAGAGGCAGCGGGGTTCACCGATTTTCAACACCACGAGGCGCTTGCCGATGCGGAAGCCTGCGCGGCCATCATCATCGATGCTGGCAAGGTGCACACAAGCGACGACCTCGCGACGCTTTCTCAGAAGACCGGGGTCACGATTAAGACGCTCGTCTCGTCAAAGGCAGCTGAACAGGCAAAGGCCGAAGCAAAACGTGCCAAAGGTACTCCGCCAAGCGGTCCGTCGGCATCCCAGCCCTCAACCCTTCGCAAGGGGCGCACGTCGTCCGTCCGATTCTCATAG
- a CDS encoding EamA family transporter, which yields MANSKNILFLVLANLFWAGNFIFGHMVVAEISPLQLTWARWLIALVALIPLALIVDKGAWKSALKEWALHLLLALLGVIGFNLLSYVALQHTTAVDVALVGAINPASIAIVAAIIMRERLRGISILGFIVSLGGVALVLTNGRLSEIFTMDYNVGQLFMLGAVAAWTLFSVLGRKLTSPPVTSTMIQAIMAVALLTPFVLATDTDFTMSGGAWTGLLYIAFFPSVLSFMFWNIAVRRIGAARSGIFLNLLPVFTVLLSLALGGPLSLIQLIGGVVVIAGVTITVRPPKQAIN from the coding sequence GTGGCAAACAGCAAAAACATCCTCTTCTTGGTGCTTGCCAACCTGTTCTGGGCTGGCAACTTCATCTTTGGCCACATGGTGGTCGCCGAAATTTCACCCCTCCAACTCACCTGGGCGCGATGGTTGATCGCGCTCGTGGCACTCATTCCGCTGGCCCTCATCGTGGATAAGGGCGCATGGAAATCCGCCCTCAAGGAGTGGGCGCTGCACCTGCTGCTCGCGCTGCTCGGGGTTATTGGCTTCAACCTGCTGAGCTACGTGGCGTTGCAGCACACCACCGCGGTTGATGTCGCGCTCGTGGGCGCGATCAACCCTGCCTCGATTGCGATCGTTGCTGCGATCATCATGCGCGAGCGGCTTCGTGGGATCAGCATCCTTGGGTTTATCGTGTCGCTCGGGGGAGTTGCGCTGGTGCTCACCAACGGGCGCCTCAGCGAAATCTTCACGATGGACTACAACGTTGGGCAGCTCTTCATGCTTGGCGCCGTCGCAGCGTGGACCCTTTTCTCTGTGCTCGGACGCAAGCTCACCTCGCCGCCCGTTACCTCCACCATGATCCAGGCGATCATGGCTGTTGCGCTGCTCACCCCGTTTGTGCTCGCTACCGACACCGACTTCACGATGTCGGGTGGCGCGTGGACTGGCCTCCTCTACATCGCGTTCTTCCCGTCGGTGCTGTCCTTTATGTTCTGGAACATCGCCGTGCGGCGCATCGGGGCCGCACGCTCCGGCATCTTCTTGAACCTGCTGCCGGTCTTCACCGTGCTGCTCTCTCTGGCGCTTGGAGGCCCGCTCAGCCTCATTCAGCTCATTGGTGGGGTCGTTGTTATCGCTGGCGTCACCATTACTGTGCGCCCACCAAAGCAAGCAATCAACTAG
- the ychF gene encoding redox-regulated ATPase YchF has product MALTIGIVGLPNVGKSTLFNALTRNDVLAANYPFATIEPNVGVVSLPDKRLNVLAEIFGSERILPAPVSFVDIAGIVKGASEGEGLGNKFLANIREADAIAQVVRGFSDPDVVHVDGSVNPASDMETINTELILADLQTLEKAIPRYEKEVKGKKLDASVLTAAKEAQDVLNSGTPLSASNVDVEPIRELGLLTTKPFMYVFNVDEDVLGDEAKLAELAALVAPAKAIFLDAKLESELIELDDEDAAELLASTGQTESGLDQLARIGFDTLGLQTYLTAGPKEARAWTIPQGAKAPQAAGVIHTDFEKGFIKAEVISFDDLVATGSVAEARSQGKARMEGKDYTMVDGDVVEFRFNV; this is encoded by the coding sequence GTGGCTCTTACAATCGGAATCGTCGGACTGCCCAACGTTGGCAAGTCCACCCTCTTCAACGCACTCACCCGCAACGATGTTCTTGCGGCGAACTACCCGTTCGCAACAATCGAACCAAACGTTGGCGTGGTGAGCCTCCCCGACAAGCGACTCAACGTGCTTGCCGAGATCTTCGGCAGCGAACGCATCCTGCCAGCCCCGGTGTCCTTCGTTGACATCGCAGGCATCGTCAAGGGAGCGAGCGAGGGCGAAGGGCTTGGCAACAAGTTCCTCGCAAACATCCGCGAGGCAGACGCCATCGCGCAGGTTGTTCGTGGCTTCAGCGATCCCGACGTGGTGCACGTTGACGGCAGCGTTAACCCTGCAAGCGACATGGAGACCATCAACACCGAGCTCATTCTCGCCGACCTGCAGACCCTCGAAAAGGCGATTCCTCGCTACGAAAAAGAGGTCAAGGGTAAGAAGCTTGACGCTTCGGTGCTGACCGCAGCGAAGGAAGCCCAGGATGTGCTCAACTCTGGCACCCCGCTGTCGGCTTCCAACGTGGATGTTGAGCCCATCCGCGAACTCGGACTGCTCACCACCAAGCCGTTTATGTACGTCTTCAACGTTGACGAAGACGTGCTCGGCGACGAGGCAAAGCTTGCCGAACTGGCCGCACTCGTAGCACCGGCAAAGGCAATCTTCCTTGACGCCAAGCTTGAGAGCGAACTTATCGAACTCGACGACGAGGATGCGGCAGAACTGCTCGCCTCGACCGGCCAGACCGAGAGCGGTCTCGACCAGCTCGCGCGCATCGGCTTCGACACACTCGGCCTCCAGACCTACCTCACGGCAGGACCAAAAGAGGCCCGCGCCTGGACCATCCCTCAGGGCGCGAAGGCCCCGCAGGCGGCCGGCGTCATCCACACCGACTTCGAAAAAGGCTTCATCAAGGCAGAGGTCATCTCGTTTGACGACCTCGTTGCCACCGGCTCGGTAGCCGAGGCCCGCTCCCAGGGCAAGGCCCGCATGGAGGGCAAGGACTACACGATGGTCGATGGGGATGTTGTGGAGTTTAGGTTTAACGTTTAG
- a CDS encoding type II toxin-antitoxin system RelE/ParE family toxin: MDTADADVTRLSFRTCSCVLPSDRLNALNGDRTEPHSIRINDQWRICFRWEDTAAGDVSIVDYR; encoded by the coding sequence ATGGACACCGCTGACGCGGACGTAACTCGGTTGAGCTTTCGTACATGTAGCTGCGTTTTGCCCAGTGATCGTTTGAATGCACTTAACGGTGACCGAACGGAGCCCCACAGCATCCGGATCAACGACCAGTGGAGGATCTGCTTCCGTTGGGAGGATACTGCTGCTGGAGACGTCTCGATCGTTGACTACCGCTGA
- a CDS encoding peptide-methionine (S)-S-oxide reductase: MVAERVVEELYLAGGCLWGVQAFIATVPGVTSTEAGRANGTSQRIDSAYDGYAECVRTRFDPTVVSVEQLMAYLFEIIDPYSVNRQGPDSGPKYRTGVYSDDLAHLDEARAFIAARDDAHRIAVEVLPLANYVRSAEEHQDRLARFPEDSCHLSADLLTKYQRKGDLAGQEW, translated from the coding sequence ATGGTTGCCGAGCGCGTAGTTGAGGAGCTTTACCTTGCAGGCGGCTGCCTCTGGGGTGTGCAGGCTTTTATCGCGACAGTACCCGGAGTGACGAGCACCGAGGCCGGAAGGGCCAACGGAACCAGCCAGCGTATCGACAGCGCCTACGACGGGTACGCGGAATGCGTGCGAACACGGTTCGATCCGACGGTTGTGAGCGTCGAGCAGCTGATGGCATACCTCTTTGAAATTATCGATCCCTATAGCGTCAACAGACAGGGACCCGACTCCGGTCCGAAATATCGCACTGGCGTGTACTCCGACGACCTGGCGCACCTTGACGAAGCTCGTGCGTTCATCGCGGCGAGAGACGACGCTCACCGAATCGCCGTTGAGGTGCTGCCACTGGCTAACTATGTGCGAAGCGCCGAGGAACACCAGGATCGGCTTGCACGATTCCCTGAAGATTCTTGTCACCTGTCCGCGGACCTGCTGACGAAGTACCAGCGCAAAGGTGATCTCGCGGGTCAAGAGTGGTGA
- a CDS encoding ABC transporter ATP-binding protein — protein MSIHGAGGSARGGGFRGVDVAAQKKLNAEAPKIAGLGSRVVALFRPYSWRILITGLLVIVGAGIAVIPPLLVQRIFDDGLFPLDGSGPQIPLLIRLVLAMVGLFLLSALLGVAQTWFTSTVGNSVTGDLRVRLFEHLQSMELGFFTRTKTGVIQSRLQNDVGGVSGVLTNTVTSILGNVVTVIASLVAMILIDWRLTLIAVVLMPFLVLVQRRVGQVRAKIAGETQESLSELTSITQETLSVSGMLLSKAFNRQRAESERYQAENRNQVQLQVRRAMSGQGFFAVVQVLMACVPAVIYLVSGYLIAGGLGAITAGTVVAFTTVQARLLQPLMGLMRVSLDLQTSQALFARIFEYLDLQPAITDAPDAISVNAAPGPRGGLAFDNVVFRYPDASSEARPTLNGVSFVAEPGQHVAFVGPSGAGKTTILYLAPRLYEASAGSVLFSGADVRTLTQESIIDNVGIVSQETYLFHATIKENLLYAKPDASDAELTAACTAANIHHIIAGFEDGYDTIVGERGYRLSGGEKQRIAIARVLLKDPPILLLDEATSALDTVSERVVQEALDEASRGRTTISIAHRLSTVMDADIIHVLEAGEIVESGTHSELIMRGGLYAELAAQQVAATKVLETESSLAEAITGGEPAALEGRRADRAPADSAGADAVAALTASVPLLATPRADERVYPNEG, from the coding sequence ATGAGTATTCACGGAGCAGGCGGCAGCGCTCGCGGTGGTGGTTTCCGCGGCGTTGATGTGGCCGCGCAGAAGAAGCTGAACGCCGAGGCGCCAAAGATCGCCGGGCTCGGCAGTCGCGTTGTTGCGCTGTTCCGTCCTTACTCTTGGCGCATCCTGATTACGGGCCTGCTGGTTATTGTGGGCGCGGGTATCGCGGTCATTCCGCCCCTGCTCGTGCAGCGTATTTTTGATGACGGGTTGTTCCCGCTTGATGGCTCGGGCCCGCAGATTCCGCTGCTCATTCGTTTGGTGCTTGCGATGGTTGGGCTGTTTCTGCTGTCCGCCCTGCTCGGAGTTGCCCAAACGTGGTTCACCTCCACAGTTGGCAACAGCGTTACTGGCGACCTGCGCGTCCGCCTGTTCGAGCATCTCCAATCGATGGAACTTGGCTTCTTCACTCGCACCAAGACCGGGGTCATCCAGTCGCGTCTGCAGAACGATGTCGGCGGGGTATCGGGGGTGCTGACCAACACCGTCACCAGCATTCTTGGCAACGTCGTCACCGTGATTGCGTCGCTCGTTGCAATGATCCTCATTGATTGGCGGCTCACGCTCATCGCCGTCGTTCTCATGCCGTTCCTTGTCCTCGTGCAACGCCGCGTTGGCCAGGTCAGAGCAAAGATTGCCGGGGAGACACAGGAATCACTATCCGAGCTGACATCGATCACCCAAGAGACGCTCAGCGTTTCCGGCATGCTGCTGTCAAAGGCGTTCAACCGGCAACGAGCCGAATCAGAACGATATCAAGCAGAGAACCGCAACCAGGTGCAGCTTCAGGTTCGTCGGGCCATGAGCGGCCAGGGCTTCTTTGCGGTGGTTCAGGTGCTCATGGCGTGCGTTCCCGCCGTTATCTACCTGGTTTCTGGCTACCTTATCGCTGGGGGACTCGGCGCGATCACCGCCGGCACGGTTGTCGCCTTCACCACGGTGCAGGCCAGGCTGCTGCAGCCGCTTATGGGGCTCATGAGGGTCTCGCTCGATCTGCAAACGTCACAGGCTCTTTTTGCCCGCATCTTTGAATACCTCGATCTGCAACCCGCGATCACGGATGCTCCAGACGCGATCAGCGTCAATGCTGCTCCAGGGCCGCGCGGGGGTCTTGCCTTCGACAACGTGGTGTTCCGTTATCCGGATGCCTCGTCGGAGGCACGCCCAACGCTCAACGGTGTTTCCTTTGTTGCGGAGCCAGGGCAGCACGTTGCGTTTGTTGGTCCCTCCGGCGCAGGCAAAACGACTATCCTCTACCTCGCGCCTCGGCTGTATGAAGCTTCCGCTGGGTCCGTGCTGTTCAGCGGTGCCGACGTTCGAACCCTCACGCAAGAATCCATCATCGATAATGTTGGCATCGTGTCGCAGGAGACCTATCTGTTTCACGCGACCATCAAAGAAAACCTGCTGTACGCCAAGCCAGACGCGAGCGATGCCGAACTCACCGCTGCCTGCACCGCGGCAAACATCCACCACATCATCGCGGGCTTCGAAGACGGCTATGACACCATCGTCGGAGAGCGAGGGTACCGGCTCTCTGGCGGCGAAAAGCAACGTATCGCCATCGCGCGCGTGCTGCTCAAAGACCCGCCAATCCTCCTGCTCGACGAGGCGACCTCTGCCTTAGACACCGTGTCGGAGCGTGTGGTACAAGAAGCGCTCGACGAGGCCTCACGGGGGCGCACAACCATCTCCATCGCGCACCGCCTCTCCACCGTCATGGACGCCGACATCATTCATGTGCTCGAAGCTGGCGAAATTGTCGAATCTGGCACGCACTCCGAGCTGATCATGCGGGGCGGCCTGTACGCAGAGCTCGCAGCCCAGCAGGTTGCCGCCACAAAAGTCCTTGAAACCGAAAGCAGCCTTGCCGAGGCCATCACCGGCGGTGAGCCGGCCGCGCTTGAGGGCAGGCGAGCCGACCGCGCCCCAGCAGACTCAGCGGGGGCCGACGCCGTTGCCGCGCTGACCGCCTCCGTGCCCCTGCTCGCCACGCCGCGGGCCGACGAACGTGTCTATCCAAACGAAGGATGA
- a CDS encoding SRPBCC domain-containing protein: MSPKLVGEKEILIERTIVNPDLDLDPDRDLAIERVIRAPKAAVWNAWTSPNPFAQWWIPQPYVCRVESFRPSAGGGFVTTMSEDGVTFVPHMDAAFLVVDAEHRIVFTNAVDSTLRPAQPQPVAVTGEVTLADHPDGTLYRIVARHADAAAKAQHDELGLPAGWTFVTEQLAALVEA, encoded by the coding sequence ATGAGCCCAAAGCTCGTTGGCGAAAAAGAAATCCTGATCGAAAGGACCATCGTGAACCCCGACCTAGACCTTGATCCAGACCGTGACCTCGCGATTGAGCGAGTCATCCGCGCCCCCAAAGCAGCCGTCTGGAACGCCTGGACGTCGCCTAACCCCTTCGCCCAGTGGTGGATCCCGCAGCCCTACGTCTGTCGTGTTGAGTCGTTCAGGCCGAGCGCCGGCGGTGGGTTCGTGACAACAATGAGCGAGGATGGCGTCACGTTTGTCCCGCACATGGATGCCGCGTTCCTCGTCGTCGACGCCGAGCACCGCATCGTCTTCACCAACGCGGTCGACAGTACGCTGCGGCCCGCCCAACCTCAGCCCGTTGCCGTCACAGGAGAAGTTACGCTCGCCGATCATCCAGACGGCACCCTGTATCGCATCGTGGCACGCCACGCAGATGCTGCGGCAAAAGCGCAGCACGACGAACTCGGGCTGCCCGCAGGCTGGACCTTCGTAACCGAGCAGCTGGCGGCGCTCGTCGAAGCCTAA
- a CDS encoding RidA family protein translates to MNTITHVNPNELHSNPVFSQGTITETGRTLYVGGQNGTDSTGSIIAGGAGEQTAQALRNVLAVLADAGASQQDVAKLTVYLAVDADFNAAFGAVAQVWGPYPTAVTVLRINPAKEGALIEIEAVAALPTKG, encoded by the coding sequence ATGAATACCATCACGCATGTGAATCCAAACGAGTTGCACTCAAATCCCGTGTTCTCGCAGGGCACGATCACCGAGACTGGACGCACGCTTTATGTTGGCGGACAGAATGGCACTGATTCCACCGGAAGCATCATTGCCGGTGGAGCGGGGGAGCAGACCGCTCAGGCCCTCCGTAACGTACTCGCGGTGCTCGCAGATGCAGGCGCATCCCAGCAAGACGTTGCCAAACTGACCGTCTACCTTGCGGTCGATGCTGACTTCAACGCGGCCTTCGGCGCGGTCGCACAGGTCTGGGGCCCGTATCCAACCGCCGTGACCGTGCTGCGAATCAACCCCGCGAAAGAGGGCGCACTCATCGAAATCGAGGCGGTCGCGGCCCTTCCCACGAAGGGATAG
- a CDS encoding zf-TFIIB domain-containing protein, with amino-acid sequence MECPIDKSTLVMSERNGIEIDYCPQCRGVWLDRGELDKIIDRASSIQAAPAAPAAPAAPVAAPQAGYQQYQAQQPRYDDRRNDQQGGYRKKKRENWLSELFE; translated from the coding sequence ATGGAATGCCCAATTGACAAGAGCACACTCGTGATGAGCGAACGTAATGGAATCGAAATTGACTACTGCCCGCAGTGCCGCGGCGTGTGGTTGGACCGGGGAGAACTCGACAAGATCATCGACCGGGCCAGCAGCATCCAGGCAGCGCCTGCCGCTCCGGCAGCCCCGGCCGCACCCGTTGCGGCACCGCAGGCCGGCTACCAGCAATACCAGGCGCAGCAGCCCCGCTATGACGACCGTCGTAACGATCAGCAGGGCGGCTACCGCAAGAAGAAGCGCGAGAACTGGCTGAGCGAACTCTTCGAGTAA
- a CDS encoding VOC family protein has translation MSTRINTYLSFRDSARQAVAFYQTVFGGEYTLSTFGEFQASEDPAENDKVMHSMLTTSTDQVIMCADTPNSMELTQGTNYSMSISGEDEAELTGYWQKLTADGTITMPLNKAPWGDSFGMCVDKFGVSWMVNIAGVPGS, from the coding sequence ATGAGCACCCGCATTAACACTTACCTCAGCTTTCGAGATTCAGCGAGGCAGGCCGTTGCGTTCTATCAGACCGTTTTTGGCGGCGAATACACCCTCAGCACGTTTGGCGAGTTCCAGGCAAGCGAAGACCCCGCCGAAAACGACAAAGTAATGCACTCAATGCTCACCACGAGCACCGATCAGGTCATCATGTGCGCCGACACGCCAAACTCAATGGAGCTCACACAAGGCACCAACTACTCCATGTCAATCAGCGGAGAAGACGAGGCCGAACTCACCGGCTACTGGCAGAAGCTCACGGCCGACGGCACCATCACCATGCCGCTCAACAAGGCGCCGTGGGGCGACAGCTTCGGAATGTGCGTCGACAAATTTGGCGTCAGCTGGATGGTCAACATCGCGGGAGTTCCGGGCAGCTAG
- a CDS encoding TetR family transcriptional regulator, producing the protein MTDSPAPRRGRPRAAEQGGLRDRMLDAAVKLFRINGFAGTSIEAVARTAGVTKRTLYVYFTDKTGLFMAAVERQHNYVASHSTDHTSLERAATAVVYALHSDDAVGLHRLVLAEAVRFPELAESFYATGPERSIAYLSAIVAGVVHEPATSTGKSAHASPKPPKPMQSGKPTDQDPKIAESLYSLLLGESHRQRMLGLRAAPTQSESRTIANSALTALRLNEAI; encoded by the coding sequence GTGACCGACTCCCCCGCGCCACGACGCGGCCGACCCCGCGCCGCCGAGCAAGGCGGGCTCCGCGACAGGATGCTCGATGCCGCCGTGAAACTCTTCCGAATAAACGGCTTTGCTGGGACGAGCATTGAGGCCGTTGCACGCACGGCCGGGGTCACGAAGCGTACGCTCTATGTGTATTTCACAGACAAGACGGGGCTCTTTATGGCAGCCGTCGAGCGCCAGCATAACTACGTTGCCTCCCATTCAACGGACCACACTTCTCTCGAACGCGCCGCAACGGCAGTGGTCTACGCACTGCACTCGGACGACGCGGTTGGCCTCCACCGACTTGTCCTCGCGGAGGCCGTACGGTTTCCCGAACTCGCAGAATCGTTCTACGCAACAGGGCCGGAACGATCAATCGCGTATCTCTCGGCCATCGTTGCAGGTGTTGTTCACGAGCCAGCGACGAGCACAGGCAAGAGCGCTCATGCATCGCCCAAGCCTCCCAAACCAATGCAATCTGGCAAGCCCACCGACCAAGATCCCAAAATCGCCGAGAGCCTGTATTCCCTGCTCTTAGGCGAATCGCACCGACAGCGGATGCTGGGGCTCAGGGCCGCACCAACACAGTCCGAATCCCGAACCATCGCCAATTCAGCGCTCACGGCACTCAGGCTGAACGAGGCAATTTGA
- a CDS encoding DUF952 domain-containing protein produces MSDRRLLHVAIADDWEACARFSEYDVATKGVPFDETGYIEACTLEQLPAVLGSKYLNVREPLLLVVIDEQALADERIDVTFDPAPRIHGVLPMESPIIVATLPLEADGPIPDLAAFNPR; encoded by the coding sequence ATGTCAGATCGTCGCCTCCTGCACGTTGCCATCGCGGATGACTGGGAGGCCTGCGCCAGGTTCTCCGAATACGACGTGGCAACGAAGGGCGTGCCGTTTGACGAGACCGGGTACATCGAGGCGTGCACCCTTGAACAGTTGCCAGCGGTTCTTGGGAGTAAATACCTCAATGTGCGCGAGCCGCTCCTGCTTGTTGTGATTGACGAGCAGGCCCTCGCCGATGAGCGCATCGACGTGACGTTTGACCCTGCGCCCCGCATTCACGGGGTGTTGCCGATGGAATCGCCAATTATTGTGGCGACCCTCCCGCTTGAGGCCGACGGTCCCATCCCCGACCTCGCGGCGTTCAACCCCCGCTAG